In Phoenix dactylifera cultivar Barhee BC4 chromosome 11, palm_55x_up_171113_PBpolish2nd_filt_p, whole genome shotgun sequence, the following are encoded in one genomic region:
- the LOC103706788 gene encoding IAA-alanine resistance protein 1 isoform X1 codes for MLSSFPSRRRHLLLLLVISAAAAPLVAAHGEHSPACPFSTPAGSDREDHHHHHNHDHDHLHLHDHHFEHRREMRSAMLPEELAEEEDLMLEGFDHHHHHHHHDHGDRRNELSPIGIWVRAMGCSLLVSLASLICLAILPVILLQGKLSKSLVDSLAVFGAGAMLGDAFLHQLPHAFGGQHSHSHEHHEHHLEHGHSHSHSLEDLSVGLSILGGIVLFFLVEKVVRYVEDNSVKGAYGMGHGHHHHHHKHHDKLKDDSENHDDSNSKLDEPKDTLNDAHHGCQNDENHTEHETLLRKRATRSGATNDDKEDLNAGNGLTTKKSSLNSTTPPSNLVFGYLNLFSDGVHNFTDGMALGSAFLLHGSVGGWSRTLFLLAHELPQEVGDFGILVRSGFSVSKALFFNFLSALVALAGTALVSSLFSFRFRNNDSCETKSYLMFLNFLQALVLGKDPGQSSLIEGFTAGGFIYIAVAGVLPQMNDGKTTFRSTATQLTSLMLGMAVALCISLIE; via the exons ctcgtcATCTCCGCCGCCGCGGCCCCTCTCGTCGCCGCTCACGGGGAGCACTCGCCGGCCTGCCCCTTCTCCACCCCCGCCGGATCCGACCGCGAGGACCACCATCACCATCACAACCACGACCATGACCACCTTCACCTCCATGATCATCACTTTGAACACCGGCGGGAGATGCGGTCGGCCATGCTGCCGGAGGAgctggctgaggaggaggatctgatgctcgagGGATTcgatcaccaccaccaccaccaccatcatgaTCATGGTGATCGTCGTAACGAGCTGTCACCAATAG GTATTTGGGTGCGGGCGATGGGGTGCTCGTTGCTGGTGAGCTTGGCGTCCCTGATCTGCCTCGCGATCTTGCCGGTGATATTAC TGCAGGGGAAGCTGTCCAAGAGTTTGGTGGATTCTCTGGCTGTTTTTGGG gcaGGGGCAATGCTAGGCGATGCTTTTCTTCATCAGCTGCCACATGCTTTTG GTGGACAGCATTCTCATTCACATGAGCATCATGAACATCATCTTGAACATGGACATTCACATTCTCATTCTTTAGAAGATCTTTCTGTTGGATTATCCATTTTGG GTGGAATTGTACTTTTTTTCCTCGTAGAAAAGGTCGTAAGATATGTGGAAGATAATTCTGTAAAAGGAGCTTATGGGATGGGGCATggacaccaccaccaccaccataaaCACCATGACAAACTGAAAGATGACAGTGAGAATCATGATGACTCAAATTCGAAGCTTGATGAACCAAAGGACACATTAAATGATGCACATCATGGCTGCCAAAATGATGAAAATCACACCGAACATGAAACCCTTCTTCGGAAG CGAGCCACGCGTAGTGGTGCTACAAATGATGATAAAGAGGATCTAAATGCTGGAAATGGTCTTACAACAAAGAAGTCATCCTTGAACAGTACAACTCCACCATCAAATTTGGTGTTTGGCTACCTGAATCTTTTTTCTGATGGTGTT CACAACTTTACCGATGGAATGGCTTTGGGAAGTGCATTTTTACTTCATGGCTCAGTTGGAGGGTGGTCTAGAACATTATTTCTGCTTGCACATGAGCTTCCTCAAGAG gttggTGACTTTGGAATCTTGGTGAGATCAGGATTCTCTGTGTCCAAAGCTCTCTTCTTCAATTTCCTCTCGGCATTAGTAGCACTGGCTGGAACTGCATTGGTGAGCTCACTATTTTCTTTTCGTTTTAGGAATAATGATTCATGTGAAACAAAATCTTACTTAatgtttctgaattttctgcagGCTCTGGTTTTGGGGAAAGATCCAGGACAGTCTTCTTTGATCGAG GGATTTACTGCTGGTGGTTTCATATATATAGCAGTTGCAGGCGTCCTCCCACAGATGAATGATGGAAAGACAACGTTCAGAAGCACTGCAACTCAGTTAACTTCTCTAATGTTGGGAATGGCCGTTGCCCTTTGTATCTCCCTCATCGAGTGA
- the LOC103706788 gene encoding IAA-alanine resistance protein 1 isoform X2, whose product MLSSFPSRRRHLLLLLVISAAAAPLVAAHGEHSPACPFSTPAGSDREDHHHHHNHDHDHLHLHDHHFEHRREMRSAMLPEELAEEEDLMLEGFDHHHHHHHHDHGDRRNELSPIGIWVRAMGCSLLVSLASLICLAILPVILLQGKLSKSLVDSLAVFGAGAMLGDAFLHQLPHAFGGQHSHSHEHHEHHLEHGHSHSHSLEDLSVGLSILGGIVLFFLVEKVVRYVEDNSVKGAYGMGHGHHHHHHKHHDKLKDDSENHDDSNSKLDEPKDTLNDAHHGCQNDENHTEHETLLRKRATRSGATNDDKEDLNAGNGLTTKKSSLNSTTPPSNLVFGYLNLFSDGVHNFTDGMALGSAFLLHGSVGGWSRTLFLLAHELPQEVGDFGILVRSGFSVSKALFFNFLSALVALAGTALALVLGKDPGQSSLIEGFTAGGFIYIAVAGVLPQMNDGKTTFRSTATQLTSLMLGMAVALCISLIE is encoded by the exons ctcgtcATCTCCGCCGCCGCGGCCCCTCTCGTCGCCGCTCACGGGGAGCACTCGCCGGCCTGCCCCTTCTCCACCCCCGCCGGATCCGACCGCGAGGACCACCATCACCATCACAACCACGACCATGACCACCTTCACCTCCATGATCATCACTTTGAACACCGGCGGGAGATGCGGTCGGCCATGCTGCCGGAGGAgctggctgaggaggaggatctgatgctcgagGGATTcgatcaccaccaccaccaccaccatcatgaTCATGGTGATCGTCGTAACGAGCTGTCACCAATAG GTATTTGGGTGCGGGCGATGGGGTGCTCGTTGCTGGTGAGCTTGGCGTCCCTGATCTGCCTCGCGATCTTGCCGGTGATATTAC TGCAGGGGAAGCTGTCCAAGAGTTTGGTGGATTCTCTGGCTGTTTTTGGG gcaGGGGCAATGCTAGGCGATGCTTTTCTTCATCAGCTGCCACATGCTTTTG GTGGACAGCATTCTCATTCACATGAGCATCATGAACATCATCTTGAACATGGACATTCACATTCTCATTCTTTAGAAGATCTTTCTGTTGGATTATCCATTTTGG GTGGAATTGTACTTTTTTTCCTCGTAGAAAAGGTCGTAAGATATGTGGAAGATAATTCTGTAAAAGGAGCTTATGGGATGGGGCATggacaccaccaccaccaccataaaCACCATGACAAACTGAAAGATGACAGTGAGAATCATGATGACTCAAATTCGAAGCTTGATGAACCAAAGGACACATTAAATGATGCACATCATGGCTGCCAAAATGATGAAAATCACACCGAACATGAAACCCTTCTTCGGAAG CGAGCCACGCGTAGTGGTGCTACAAATGATGATAAAGAGGATCTAAATGCTGGAAATGGTCTTACAACAAAGAAGTCATCCTTGAACAGTACAACTCCACCATCAAATTTGGTGTTTGGCTACCTGAATCTTTTTTCTGATGGTGTT CACAACTTTACCGATGGAATGGCTTTGGGAAGTGCATTTTTACTTCATGGCTCAGTTGGAGGGTGGTCTAGAACATTATTTCTGCTTGCACATGAGCTTCCTCAAGAG gttggTGACTTTGGAATCTTGGTGAGATCAGGATTCTCTGTGTCCAAAGCTCTCTTCTTCAATTTCCTCTCGGCATTAGTAGCACTGGCTGGAACTGCATTG GCTCTGGTTTTGGGGAAAGATCCAGGACAGTCTTCTTTGATCGAG GGATTTACTGCTGGTGGTTTCATATATATAGCAGTTGCAGGCGTCCTCCCACAGATGAATGATGGAAAGACAACGTTCAGAAGCACTGCAACTCAGTTAACTTCTCTAATGTTGGGAATGGCCGTTGCCCTTTGTATCTCCCTCATCGAGTGA